The Triticum aestivum cultivar Chinese Spring chromosome 7B, IWGSC CS RefSeq v2.1, whole genome shotgun sequence genome window below encodes:
- the LOC123160804 gene encoding brassinosteroid-responsive RING protein 1, whose protein sequence is MGFPSVCYCVILPQPLILVLQLLDFLRHAVLLCLSSLGLAAPPAADDHPAYAPPPDLWAVAESAAPSSSLSLATGPAPAPAAIKARLPAVRYADLRSRRCAAGAAAASTCCAVCLGALEARHRVRELGNCAHAFHKACIDKWVDKGQATCPLCRALLLPTDADAGKLPTFSF, encoded by the coding sequence ATGGGGTTCCCCTCAGTGTGCTACTGCGTCATCCTGCCGCAGCCGCTCATCCTGGTTCTGCAGCTGCTCGACTTCCTCCGCCACGCGGTCCTGCTCTGCCTCTCCTCGCTCGGCCTCGCGGCGCCGCCGGCGGCTGACGACCACCCGGCCTACGCGCCGCCGCCAGACCTCTGGGCCGTGGCGGAGTCGGCGGCGCCCTCGTCCTCTTTATCCCTGGCGACCGGGCCGGCGCCCGCGCCGGCGGCCATCAAGGCGCGCCTCCCCGCCGTCCGGTACGCCGATCTCAGGAGCCGCCGCTGCGCCGCTGGGGCCGCGGCGGCGTCGACGTGCTGCGCCGTGTGCCTGGGCGCGCTCGAGGCACGGCACCGCGTCCGGGAGCTCGGCAACTGCGCGCACGCCTTCCACAAGGCCTGCATAGACAAGTGGGTCGACAAGGGTCAGGCCACTTGCCCCCTCTGCCGCGCGCTCCTCCTCCCCACAGACGCCGACGCCGGCAAGCTGCCCACTTTTTCCTTCTGA